In Nocardioides sp. InS609-2, a single genomic region encodes these proteins:
- a CDS encoding calcium-binding protein produces MKKRFILLAGAVTITTLWGAPGTAELSTGQGLSTSTAQAGFKLARAAESCGAAAATIVGTEGPDKLTGTPGPDVISSGNGDDTIDALDGNDVICGGPGADTILAGAGDDTVYAGADAFWIDGRGDHKVGDLIDPGPGNDLIDPVADARNSRDETIPDRVTYATSSVPVTVNLSAAGASGTAVGDGTDTVATAGPVGIIGSQFADTINGSPRDDYLEGGGGGDTINGLGGNDVLWAEGPVPGGDDNDTLSGGEGVDYLYSFKGQDSLSGGPEVDSIYARSPEPANVSAGGGNDALFVSVVRGGGAKIDGASGVDILTLTTTFGDPGSRPGIRVNLASGVIDSGVGGSAKVSGIEQVIVNDYVSVDFNGTNSGELVGVARGGALDAKMNGGSDWAYGSFFNDKLDGGKGKDTSWGMGGTDSCSAAEYPRLCE; encoded by the coding sequence ATGAAGAAGCGATTCATTCTCCTGGCCGGGGCCGTGACGATCACGACTTTGTGGGGTGCGCCGGGAACGGCGGAGCTCTCCACGGGCCAAGGACTGTCCACGTCGACCGCACAGGCCGGGTTCAAGCTCGCCCGCGCCGCAGAGAGCTGCGGGGCCGCGGCGGCCACGATCGTCGGCACCGAGGGCCCCGACAAGCTCACCGGCACCCCTGGGCCTGACGTCATCTCGTCGGGCAACGGCGACGACACCATCGACGCACTCGACGGCAACGACGTGATCTGCGGCGGCCCCGGTGCCGACACGATCCTGGCCGGAGCCGGTGACGACACCGTCTATGCCGGTGCCGACGCGTTCTGGATCGACGGCCGTGGCGACCACAAGGTCGGCGACCTGATCGACCCAGGCCCCGGCAACGACCTCATCGACCCGGTCGCCGACGCGCGGAACAGCCGCGACGAGACCATCCCCGACCGGGTCACCTACGCCACGTCCTCGGTGCCGGTGACGGTCAACCTCAGTGCCGCGGGCGCCAGCGGCACGGCAGTGGGCGACGGCACCGACACCGTCGCGACGGCCGGCCCGGTCGGCATCATCGGCTCGCAGTTCGCCGACACGATCAACGGCTCTCCGCGCGACGACTACCTCGAGGGCGGTGGCGGTGGCGACACCATCAATGGCCTCGGCGGCAACGACGTGCTGTGGGCCGAAGGGCCCGTGCCAGGCGGCGACGACAACGACACGCTGTCGGGCGGCGAGGGAGTCGACTACCTCTACAGCTTCAAGGGCCAGGACAGCCTCTCGGGTGGCCCCGAGGTCGACTCGATCTACGCCCGGTCGCCCGAGCCGGCCAACGTCAGCGCCGGCGGCGGCAACGACGCCCTGTTCGTCAGCGTGGTCCGCGGCGGCGGCGCCAAGATCGACGGCGCCTCGGGTGTCGACATCCTCACCCTCACCACGACCTTCGGCGACCCCGGCAGCCGGCCGGGCATCCGCGTCAACCTCGCGAGCGGGGTCATCGACTCCGGTGTCGGCGGGTCGGCCAAGGTCAGCGGCATCGAGCAGGTGATCGTCAACGACTACGTCTCGGTCGACTTCAACGGCACCAACTCCGGCGAGCTCGTCGGGGTTGCCCGCGGTGGCGCGCTCGACGCCAAGATGAACGGCGGCAGCGACTGGGCCTACGGCAGCTTCTTCAACGACAAGCTCGACGGCGGCAAGGGCAAGGACACCAGCTGGGGGATGGGCGGCACCGACTCCTGCTCGGCCGCGGAGTACCCGCGCCTCTGCGAGTAG
- a CDS encoding FAD-dependent oxidoreductase, translating into MRIVIVGGGLAAATAATELRDTGFEGEVAVFAAEPHEPYERPPLSKAVLMGDKEPASVYCHDRQWYADNDVDLHTGERVVAVDREARTITTDSGATTSYDALLLATGAQPRHLPDADAAGAVYLRTIDDSAQLKSRLNSGTRVIVIGGGWIGLEVTSAARNAGAEVTVIEMADLPLQGVLGDEIAAVFADLHREHDVDLRLGATITGFDRVGESVVVHTDGGDVEGDLLVVGIGVVPDSTLAEEAGLDVDNGVLVDATLRTSDEHIWAVGDLASHDHPVLGRLRVEHWDNAIEQAKVAAHNLAGGSETYDRAPYFFTDQYDLGMEYVGRAGRGDEVVTRGDVPGRVFQAYWLHDGIVSAAMQVNDWDSSDVIRAAVGKPFTG; encoded by the coding sequence ATGCGCATCGTCATCGTCGGCGGAGGGCTCGCAGCAGCCACCGCAGCAACGGAACTGCGTGACACCGGCTTCGAGGGTGAGGTCGCAGTGTTTGCGGCGGAGCCACACGAGCCGTACGAACGGCCGCCACTGTCCAAGGCCGTGCTGATGGGCGACAAGGAGCCCGCGTCCGTCTACTGCCACGACCGCCAGTGGTACGCCGACAACGACGTCGACCTCCACACCGGCGAGCGCGTCGTTGCCGTCGACCGCGAGGCCCGCACCATCACCACCGACAGCGGCGCGACCACGTCGTACGACGCATTGCTGCTCGCCACCGGGGCACAACCGCGACACCTGCCGGATGCCGACGCGGCCGGTGCGGTCTACCTCCGCACGATCGACGACAGCGCGCAGCTGAAGTCACGCCTCAACTCCGGCACCCGGGTCATCGTCATCGGCGGTGGCTGGATCGGCCTCGAGGTGACGTCGGCCGCCCGCAACGCCGGTGCGGAGGTGACCGTCATCGAGATGGCCGACCTGCCCCTGCAAGGCGTGCTGGGCGACGAGATCGCCGCCGTCTTCGCCGACCTGCACCGCGAGCACGACGTCGACCTTCGCCTCGGCGCGACGATCACCGGCTTCGACCGGGTGGGCGAATCGGTCGTCGTACACACCGACGGCGGTGACGTCGAGGGCGACCTGCTGGTCGTCGGCATCGGCGTGGTGCCTGACTCCACGCTCGCCGAGGAGGCCGGGCTCGACGTCGACAACGGCGTGCTGGTCGACGCCACCCTGCGCACCAGCGACGAGCACATCTGGGCCGTCGGCGACCTGGCATCGCACGACCACCCGGTGCTGGGCCGGCTGCGCGTCGAGCACTGGGACAACGCCATCGAGCAGGCCAAGGTGGCCGCCCACAACCTGGCCGGCGGGTCCGAGACCTACGACCGGGCGCCGTACTTCTTCACCGACCAGTACGACCTCGGCATGGAGTACGTCGGCCGCGCCGGCCGCGGCGACGAGGTCGTCACCCGGGGTGATGTTCCGGGCCGCGTGTTCCAGGCCTACTGGCTGCACGACGGCATCGTCTCGGCCGCGATGCAGGTCAACGACTGGGACTCCTCCGACGTGATCCGCGCCGCCGTCGGGAAGCCTTTCACCGGCTGA
- a CDS encoding VTT domain-containing protein codes for MKLLIGTFFFSFGSALIPILNAEAYVAVAANTYPAILIASVAAVGQMVGKTLWYYAGANAEKLPWIHARMDKPKSRASMEKWQERTQGRPWFTAALLFASAWAGIPPYAVMAALAGVLRVNFLVFLLTGLVGRFLRFWIVAAAATSLFDLLR; via the coding sequence GTGAAGCTGCTGATCGGGACGTTCTTCTTCTCTTTCGGCTCGGCCCTCATCCCGATCCTCAACGCCGAGGCCTACGTCGCGGTCGCGGCCAACACCTACCCGGCGATCCTGATCGCCTCCGTCGCCGCCGTCGGTCAGATGGTCGGCAAGACGCTGTGGTACTACGCGGGCGCCAACGCCGAGAAGCTCCCGTGGATCCACGCCAGGATGGACAAGCCCAAGTCGCGCGCCAGCATGGAGAAGTGGCAGGAGCGCACCCAGGGCCGGCCGTGGTTCACCGCTGCGCTGCTCTTCGCCTCAGCCTGGGCGGGCATCCCGCCGTACGCCGTGATGGCCGCGCTGGCCGGCGTGCTGCGGGTGAACTTCCTGGTCTTCCTGCTCACCGGCCTGGTCGGCCGGTTCCTGCGGTTCTGGATCGTCGCCGCGGCGGCGACGTCACTGTTCGATCTGCTGCGCTGA
- a CDS encoding SpoIID/LytB domain-containing protein: MSPVRPPTRKLLMAATAALTLQLGFLLHSPSVAQSIAVNEIFAVPPTASITVSGHGYGHGHGMSQYGAEGAARTGLGYRDIIGFYYAGTEWGTASGPIKVLVSGDTTDDVVVLTRKGLSVRNTSTQEKWLLPANGATQWRLIANKANKTVVSHRAGTGGWQQLMAFAGDGEFFAKGAPIALVTPSRTVAYRGKLRAAAPSPGSVARDTVNILGLDRYVRGVVPLEIPASWSPEAVRAQAVAARTYASYERAHPRAGHYQVCDTTSCQVYGGRSAENPLSDEAVAATAGQALTVAGEPAFAQFASSSGGWTAAGSVPYLAAREDPYDGWAGNPVHAWTKELTDATFEAKWPKIGNLTQLVVDTRDGNGEWGGRVADLTIVGDQGTVTVSGDTVRSVLGLRSTWFTFTAVTAPVAARAE; the protein is encoded by the coding sequence ATGAGCCCGGTTCGACCCCCCACTCGCAAGCTGCTCATGGCCGCCACCGCGGCGCTGACGCTGCAGCTCGGGTTCTTGCTGCACTCGCCCTCGGTTGCCCAGAGCATCGCCGTCAACGAGATCTTCGCCGTGCCACCGACGGCGTCGATCACGGTCTCCGGTCACGGCTACGGCCACGGCCACGGCATGTCGCAGTACGGCGCCGAGGGCGCCGCTCGCACCGGGCTCGGCTACCGCGACATCATCGGCTTCTACTACGCGGGCACCGAGTGGGGCACGGCCTCCGGCCCGATCAAGGTGCTGGTCAGCGGTGACACGACCGACGACGTCGTGGTCCTCACCCGCAAGGGACTCAGCGTCCGCAACACCTCGACGCAGGAGAAGTGGCTGCTGCCCGCCAACGGCGCCACCCAGTGGCGGCTGATCGCCAACAAGGCCAACAAGACGGTCGTCTCGCACCGCGCCGGCACAGGAGGCTGGCAGCAGCTGATGGCGTTCGCGGGCGACGGCGAGTTCTTCGCCAAGGGTGCCCCGATCGCGCTGGTCACGCCGTCCCGCACCGTCGCCTACCGCGGCAAGCTTCGCGCCGCGGCGCCCTCGCCGGGCAGCGTTGCCCGCGACACCGTCAACATCCTCGGCCTCGACCGCTACGTGCGCGGCGTGGTGCCGCTCGAGATCCCGGCGTCGTGGAGCCCCGAGGCGGTGCGCGCCCAGGCCGTCGCCGCGCGCACCTACGCGTCGTACGAACGAGCACACCCGCGGGCCGGCCACTACCAGGTCTGCGACACCACCTCCTGCCAGGTCTACGGCGGCCGCTCGGCCGAGAACCCCTTGTCCGACGAGGCCGTGGCGGCGACCGCCGGGCAGGCGCTGACAGTCGCGGGGGAGCCGGCGTTCGCGCAGTTCGCCTCCAGCAGCGGCGGGTGGACCGCGGCAGGTTCCGTGCCTTACCTCGCCGCCCGCGAGGACCCCTACGACGGCTGGGCCGGCAACCCGGTCCATGCCTGGACCAAGGAGCTGACCGACGCCACCTTCGAGGCGAAGTGGCCGAAGATCGGCAACCTCACCCAGCTCGTGGTCGACACCCGCGACGGCAACGGCGAGTGGGGCGGCCGCGTCGCCGACCTCACCATCGTCGGCGACCAGGGCACGGTCACCGTGTCCGGCGACACCGTGCGCTCGGTGCTGGGGCTGCGCTCGACGTGGTTCACCTTCACCGCGGTGACAGCACCTGTGGCGGCCCGCGCGGAGTAA
- a CDS encoding biotin carboxylase N-terminal domain-containing protein, translated as MPDIKPLQKVLIANRGEIAVRVIRACKDAGIGSVAVYADPDRDAQFVRLADEAYSLGGATPADSYLDIEKIIKVAADSGADSVHPGYGFLAENAAFAQAVLDAGLVWIGPPPAAIENLGDKVKARHIAERVGAPLAPGTKDPLANAEEAVAFAKENGLPIAIKAAFGGGGRGLKVAREMSEVAEAFESAVREAVSAFGRGECFVEKFLDKPRHVETQCLADQHGNVVVVSTRDCSLQRRHQKLVEEAPAPYLTDEQTTLLYESSKAILREAEYVGAGTCEFLIGQDGTISFLEVNTRLQVEHCVSEEVTGIDLVREMFRIAAGEELGYDDPVVRGHSIEFRINAEDGGRNFMPAPGTLSAWSPPGGPGVRLDGGYENGETIPGSFDSLIAKLIVTGRDRTQALERSRRALDEFVVDGMPTVIPFHRAVVSDPAYVGDGEKFRVYTTWIETDFDNQIAPYAGDSAEADEPAERQKVTVEVGGRRLEVVIPGGLGGLAAGGSAGAKKPKRSAGKKAGAAASGDSVTSPMQGTIVKVAVTDGQEVAEGDVVVVMEAMKMEQPIKAHKAGTVTGLQAEVGATVTQGAVICELKD; from the coding sequence GTGCCTGACATCAAGCCGCTGCAGAAGGTCCTCATCGCCAACCGTGGCGAGATCGCCGTTCGCGTGATCCGCGCCTGCAAGGACGCCGGCATCGGCTCCGTGGCGGTCTACGCCGATCCCGACCGGGACGCACAGTTCGTGCGCCTGGCCGACGAGGCCTACTCGCTGGGCGGCGCGACGCCGGCGGACTCCTACCTCGACATCGAGAAGATCATCAAGGTCGCCGCCGACTCTGGTGCTGATTCGGTGCACCCCGGCTACGGCTTCCTCGCCGAGAACGCCGCGTTCGCCCAGGCCGTCCTCGACGCCGGGCTCGTCTGGATCGGCCCGCCGCCCGCCGCGATCGAGAACCTCGGCGACAAGGTCAAGGCACGCCACATCGCCGAGCGCGTCGGCGCCCCCCTGGCCCCGGGCACCAAGGACCCGCTCGCCAACGCCGAGGAGGCCGTCGCCTTCGCCAAGGAGAACGGTCTCCCGATCGCGATCAAGGCCGCCTTCGGTGGCGGTGGCCGCGGACTCAAGGTCGCGCGGGAGATGTCCGAGGTCGCCGAGGCGTTCGAGTCCGCGGTCCGCGAGGCCGTGAGCGCGTTCGGCCGCGGCGAGTGCTTCGTGGAGAAGTTCCTCGACAAGCCACGCCACGTCGAGACCCAGTGCCTGGCCGACCAGCACGGCAACGTCGTGGTCGTCTCGACCCGCGACTGCTCGCTCCAGCGCCGCCACCAGAAGCTCGTCGAGGAGGCGCCCGCGCCGTACCTCACCGACGAGCAGACCACCTTGCTCTACGAGTCGTCCAAGGCGATCCTGCGTGAGGCGGAGTACGTCGGCGCCGGCACCTGCGAGTTCCTGATCGGCCAGGACGGCACCATCTCCTTCCTGGAGGTCAACACCCGGCTCCAGGTCGAGCACTGTGTCTCCGAGGAGGTCACCGGCATCGACCTCGTGCGGGAGATGTTCCGCATCGCCGCCGGCGAGGAGCTCGGGTACGACGACCCCGTGGTGCGCGGCCACTCCATCGAGTTCCGGATCAACGCCGAGGACGGCGGCCGCAACTTCATGCCCGCCCCCGGCACCCTCTCGGCCTGGAGCCCGCCGGGCGGCCCGGGCGTCCGCCTCGACGGCGGCTACGAGAACGGCGAGACCATCCCGGGCTCGTTCGACTCGCTGATCGCCAAGCTCATCGTGACCGGGCGCGACCGCACCCAGGCGCTGGAGCGCTCTCGCCGGGCGCTCGACGAGTTCGTCGTCGACGGCATGCCCACCGTCATCCCGTTCCACCGCGCGGTCGTCTCCGACCCGGCGTACGTCGGTGACGGCGAGAAGTTCCGCGTCTACACCACCTGGATCGAGACCGACTTCGACAACCAGATCGCGCCGTACGCCGGTGACTCGGCCGAGGCCGACGAGCCAGCCGAGCGCCAGAAGGTCACCGTCGAGGTCGGCGGTCGCCGCCTCGAGGTCGTCATCCCCGGTGGGCTCGGCGGCCTGGCCGCCGGTGGGAGCGCGGGCGCAAAGAAGCCCAAGCGCAGTGCCGGCAAGAAGGCCGGCGCCGCCGCGTCCGGCGACTCCGTCACCAGTCCGATGCAGGGCACCATCGTCAAGGTCGCCGTCACCGACGGCCAGGAGGTCGCCGAGGGCGACGTCGTGGTCGTCATGGAGGCCATGAAGATGGAGCAGCCCATCAAGGCCCACAAGGCCGGCACCGTCACCGGTCTCCAGGCCGAGGTCGGCGCGACGGTCACCCAGGGCGCGGTCATCTGCGAGCTCAAGGACTGA
- a CDS encoding GtrA family protein, translating to MDARRLLGEVSRFITVGMAATLVAFVIFNYLLHGWGALDAPMADHAIGAYILANTIGMLVSYRGTRSWAFRHRPPVHADGGRSAYVLINVVTMAIPVVLLWLTRDGLGIENAVADNVSANVIGLGLGFAARFWLFRRYVFRSEPALVSAQQIEQ from the coding sequence ATGGATGCACGCCGACTGCTGGGCGAGGTCAGCAGATTCATCACCGTGGGCATGGCCGCCACCCTCGTGGCGTTCGTGATCTTCAACTACCTGCTGCACGGCTGGGGCGCCCTCGACGCGCCCATGGCCGACCACGCCATCGGCGCCTACATCCTCGCCAACACCATCGGCATGCTGGTCAGCTACCGCGGCACCCGCTCGTGGGCCTTCCGGCACCGCCCGCCGGTGCATGCCGACGGCGGCCGGTCGGCGTACGTCCTGATCAACGTCGTCACGATGGCGATCCCGGTCGTGCTGCTCTGGCTGACCCGAGACGGACTCGGCATCGAGAACGCCGTCGCCGACAACGTCTCGGCCAATGTCATCGGCCTGGGGCTGGGGTTCGCCGCGCGCTTCTGGCTCTTCCGCAGGTACGTCTTCCGATCGGAGCCGGCACTCGTGTCAGCGCAGCAGATCGAACAGTGA
- a CDS encoding acyl-CoA dehydrogenase family protein — translation MAYELSPEHEMFRRSVREFAEAEIAPYAAQWDRDHHFPIDVVKKMGALGLMGLTAPEEYGGAGLAGEDGGFTSLCLAIEEIGRVDQSMGITLEAAVGLGINPILTYGTDEQKQTWLPELVSGDKLAGFGLTEPGAGSDAGATRTKAVLTDGEWVVNGAKQFITNSGSEITSLVTVTARTGERDGGRPELSTIIVPGGTPGFTAEKAYDKLGWHASDTHPLSFEDVRVPEANLLGDRGRGYAQFLATLDDGRVAIAALAVGCIQACLDLSLQYAGERQTFGGPIGRKQGVAFQISDLQVMLDASRLLTYKAADMKDQMEAGNAVSTKDFKQAAAVAKLYATESAVTATRIATQVFGGYGFMEEYPVARFYRDAKVLEIGEGTSEVQRMLIARGLGLPVE, via the coding sequence ATGGCCTACGAGTTGTCGCCCGAGCACGAGATGTTCCGCCGCAGCGTCCGCGAGTTCGCGGAGGCCGAGATCGCGCCGTACGCCGCGCAGTGGGACCGTGACCACCACTTCCCGATCGACGTCGTGAAGAAGATGGGTGCGCTGGGCCTGATGGGCCTCACCGCTCCCGAGGAGTACGGCGGCGCCGGCCTGGCTGGTGAGGACGGCGGCTTCACCAGCCTCTGCCTGGCCATCGAGGAGATCGGTCGCGTCGACCAGTCGATGGGCATCACGCTCGAGGCGGCGGTCGGCCTGGGCATCAACCCGATCCTGACCTACGGCACCGACGAGCAGAAGCAGACGTGGCTGCCCGAGCTGGTCAGTGGCGACAAGCTCGCGGGCTTCGGCCTCACCGAGCCGGGTGCCGGCTCCGACGCAGGCGCGACCCGCACCAAGGCCGTGCTGACCGACGGCGAGTGGGTCGTCAACGGCGCCAAGCAGTTCATCACCAACTCCGGCTCCGAGATCACCAGCCTGGTCACCGTCACCGCGCGCACCGGCGAGCGCGACGGCGGCCGGCCCGAGCTCAGCACGATCATCGTGCCCGGCGGCACGCCCGGCTTCACCGCCGAGAAGGCCTACGACAAGCTCGGCTGGCACGCCTCCGACACCCACCCGCTGAGCTTCGAGGACGTCCGCGTGCCCGAGGCCAACCTGCTTGGTGACCGGGGCCGCGGCTACGCGCAGTTCCTCGCCACCCTCGACGACGGCCGCGTCGCGATCGCCGCACTGGCGGTCGGTTGCATCCAGGCCTGCCTCGACCTGTCGCTGCAGTACGCAGGCGAGCGGCAGACGTTCGGTGGCCCGATCGGCCGCAAGCAGGGCGTCGCGTTCCAGATCTCCGACCTCCAGGTGATGCTCGACGCCTCGCGCCTGCTGACCTACAAGGCCGCCGACATGAAGGACCAGATGGAGGCCGGCAACGCGGTCTCCACCAAGGACTTCAAGCAGGCGGCCGCGGTCGCCAAGCTCTACGCCACCGAGTCGGCCGTCACCGCCACCCGCATCGCGACCCAGGTCTTCGGTGGCTACGGCTTCATGGAGGAGTACCCCGTCGCGCGGTTCTACCGCGACGCCAAGGTGCTCGAGATCGGCGAGGGCACCTCCGAGGTCCAGCGGATGCTCATCGCTCGAGGCCTCGGCCTCCCCGTGGAGTAG